In Stieleria varia, one genomic interval encodes:
- a CDS encoding sulfatase family protein: MSRFRTVPALCVPALCVPALCVAALLACCQARLASQAQAAETRAAETPNVIVIMADDLGYGDLSCYGATELSTPNIDALAENGLRFTQGYCSASTCTPTRFSFLTGMYAFRQPGAGIAPPNATALVKPGTETIASIMKRAGYATGVVGKWHLGLGEGDAPDWNGELKPGPLEIGFDYCYLLPTTNDRVPSVYVENHRVDGLDPADPLWVGNKRPSPDHPVGSDPEVRKTLKMDWSHGHNNTVHNGIGRIGFYTGGNAARWRDEDLADKWVEKSVQWIEQNQSKPFFLFFASHDLHVPRMPHERFQGKTKLGYRGDSIIQLDWCVGELTKTLDRLGIRDNTMILFCSDNGPVLDDGYEDGAITKLGSHQPSGIYRGGKYSIYEGGTRTPLIAHWPGTIKPSTSDKIVCTVDFAASMAALTGQELADSACPDSFNVLPALLGQDDAKGRDHLLQQPNKGPTLALRIGDWKVLSYENAKPMKHLTYEKGPGKYELYHLADDPSETKNLADQEPERLKEMLAALEKIKADGRSR, encoded by the coding sequence ATGTCGCGTTTTCGTACCGTCCCTGCCCTCTGTGTCCCTGCCCTCTGTGTCCCTGCCCTCTGCGTCGCCGCCCTGCTTGCCTGTTGCCAAGCACGACTTGCCAGCCAAGCCCAGGCCGCAGAAACCCGCGCCGCCGAAACACCCAATGTGATTGTCATCATGGCGGATGACTTGGGCTACGGAGACCTCAGTTGCTACGGAGCAACCGAGTTGTCGACTCCGAACATCGATGCGTTGGCGGAGAACGGACTGCGATTCACCCAAGGCTACTGCAGCGCGTCGACTTGCACGCCCACTCGCTTTTCCTTCCTGACCGGCATGTACGCGTTTCGTCAGCCCGGTGCCGGCATCGCGCCGCCCAACGCGACTGCCCTGGTCAAGCCGGGAACCGAAACGATCGCTTCGATCATGAAGCGTGCGGGCTACGCAACCGGCGTGGTGGGCAAGTGGCATCTCGGGCTGGGCGAAGGTGACGCGCCGGACTGGAACGGCGAGCTGAAACCCGGGCCGTTGGAGATCGGTTTCGACTACTGCTACTTGCTGCCCACGACCAACGACCGCGTGCCCAGTGTTTATGTGGAAAACCATCGAGTCGACGGCCTTGATCCGGCCGACCCACTCTGGGTCGGCAATAAACGCCCCAGCCCCGATCATCCCGTTGGCTCGGATCCCGAAGTTCGCAAGACGCTGAAGATGGACTGGAGTCACGGGCACAACAACACCGTCCACAACGGAATCGGACGTATCGGTTTCTACACCGGTGGCAACGCGGCGCGGTGGCGCGATGAGGACTTGGCGGACAAGTGGGTGGAAAAATCGGTCCAGTGGATCGAGCAAAACCAGTCCAAACCCTTCTTTCTGTTCTTCGCCTCGCATGACTTGCACGTGCCTCGAATGCCGCACGAGCGATTCCAGGGCAAGACCAAACTGGGCTATCGCGGCGATTCGATCATCCAGTTGGATTGGTGCGTGGGCGAATTGACGAAAACGCTCGACCGACTGGGGATTCGCGACAACACCATGATCTTGTTTTGCAGCGACAACGGTCCCGTGTTGGATGATGGATACGAAGACGGCGCGATTACGAAACTCGGCAGCCACCAGCCCTCTGGAATCTACCGGGGCGGCAAGTACAGCATTTACGAAGGCGGCACCCGCACGCCGCTGATCGCTCACTGGCCCGGCACGATCAAGCCTAGCACCTCGGACAAGATCGTTTGCACGGTCGATTTCGCAGCCAGCATGGCGGCATTGACCGGTCAAGAATTGGCCGATTCGGCGTGCCCGGATAGCTTCAACGTGTTGCCCGCGCTGCTCGGTCAAGACGACGCAAAGGGACGCGACCACTTGCTGCAACAACCCAACAAAGGACCGACGTTGGCACTGAGAATCGGCGACTGGAAAGTGCTCTCTTACGAAAACGCCAAGCCGATGAAGCACCTGACGTACGAGAAAGGGCCGGGCAAGTACGAGCTGTACCACTTGGCCGACGATCCGTCGGAGACAAAGAATCTCGCCGATCAAGAACCCGAGCGGCTGAAGGAGATGCTGGCCGCCTTGGAGAAGATCAAAGCCGACGGCCGTTCACGTTGA
- the recG gene encoding ATP-dependent DNA helicase RecG, translating to MTVDMQGEDNATELELTASLQFLPGVGGDRAQKLAKLGLRNVRDLLFFFPRDYEFPAPSVPVDRLREGVEAALVGVITDAEIVSRTPGKSVFGAIVETSTGSVRILFFNQPFRAETLTFDRKVMISGAPKLTGLRWEFVHPKVTILDGDEAVPKPQILPIYALTDGIKQADLRKLTDLATASAAHAIREVMPESLRRQSAIRLRHAGINVVGDLPDIATALRAIHRPDSKEAIVAARTRFIFQELLVMQLALAIRRRRLTSALQAPVISRTGLWDARIKNRFPFELTGDQQRVIDEVCVDMSRQFPMNRMLQGDVGSGKTVVAVYAMMLAVANGYQAVLMAPTEVLARQHFRTLQKMLDGSRVRVGLLCGSLTAAERRDVLAGTAAGEIDLLVGTQALLFSIEFAKLGLCVIDEQHKFGVRQRVQLRGGGIDPHYLVMSATPIPRSVAMTMFGDVELSTLNEKPPGRCEVNTYLAHDGWKERWWQFVKERLAEGRQAYVVAPRVSPDERNTERNTDQDAEADSEDGKEDVSSVLTVFENLRSTVFADHRVALLHGRLSNEEKQSVMDAFAAGEIDVLVSTTVIEVGIDVPNATVMAILGAERFGLAQLHQLRGRVSRGTHAGHVALFTDGAQAASDNERLQVLEKTDDGFEIAEADFRMRGPGDMLGQRQSGLPPLRIASLVEDQEILAVARAVAQEMIDDDPEMDDPSLADLKQQMMKRYEARLSMGDTA from the coding sequence GTGACGGTTGATATGCAAGGCGAGGACAATGCCACCGAACTGGAGCTGACCGCATCGCTGCAATTCTTGCCCGGTGTGGGCGGCGACCGCGCCCAAAAGCTCGCCAAACTCGGCTTGCGAAACGTCCGTGATCTGCTGTTCTTTTTCCCCCGCGACTACGAATTCCCCGCACCTTCGGTCCCCGTGGACCGATTGCGAGAAGGCGTCGAGGCGGCTTTGGTCGGCGTGATCACGGATGCCGAAATCGTGTCCCGCACGCCCGGAAAATCTGTATTCGGCGCGATCGTCGAAACCTCCACCGGCAGCGTCCGGATCTTGTTTTTTAATCAGCCCTTTCGCGCCGAGACACTGACCTTTGATCGCAAGGTCATGATCAGCGGAGCGCCGAAACTCACCGGACTGCGTTGGGAATTCGTGCACCCCAAGGTCACCATTCTGGATGGTGACGAAGCCGTCCCGAAACCTCAGATCTTGCCGATCTACGCGTTGACCGACGGCATCAAACAAGCCGACTTGCGCAAGCTGACCGATCTGGCAACCGCGTCCGCCGCGCACGCCATTCGCGAAGTCATGCCGGAATCGCTTCGTCGACAATCAGCCATTCGGCTTCGACATGCCGGCATCAATGTCGTGGGCGATTTACCTGATATCGCTACGGCTCTGCGGGCGATTCACCGACCCGATTCCAAAGAAGCCATCGTTGCCGCGCGGACACGATTTATCTTTCAAGAACTGCTGGTCATGCAGTTGGCGCTCGCCATCCGACGCCGACGACTGACCAGCGCACTGCAGGCGCCGGTGATCTCACGCACCGGACTGTGGGACGCCCGAATCAAGAATCGATTTCCGTTTGAGTTGACCGGCGATCAGCAAAGGGTGATCGACGAAGTCTGTGTGGACATGTCGCGTCAATTCCCCATGAACCGAATGCTGCAGGGTGACGTGGGCAGCGGCAAGACCGTCGTTGCGGTTTACGCCATGATGCTGGCGGTGGCCAACGGATACCAAGCGGTGCTGATGGCTCCGACCGAAGTCCTCGCGCGACAGCACTTTCGCACGCTACAGAAAATGCTCGATGGCAGCCGTGTACGGGTCGGTTTGCTGTGCGGGTCCCTGACCGCCGCTGAGCGACGCGATGTGCTGGCGGGAACCGCGGCGGGCGAAATTGATTTGCTCGTCGGCACTCAAGCCCTGTTGTTTTCGATCGAGTTCGCCAAGCTCGGACTTTGCGTGATCGACGAGCAGCACAAATTCGGAGTCCGACAACGCGTACAGTTGCGTGGCGGCGGAATCGATCCGCACTACTTGGTCATGTCCGCCACGCCGATTCCCCGCTCGGTCGCGATGACGATGTTCGGCGACGTCGAACTCAGTACGCTGAATGAGAAGCCGCCCGGCAGATGCGAGGTCAACACGTACCTTGCCCACGACGGTTGGAAAGAACGCTGGTGGCAGTTCGTCAAAGAACGCCTCGCGGAAGGCCGCCAAGCGTACGTGGTCGCCCCGCGAGTCTCGCCCGACGAACGAAACACTGAAAGGAACACCGACCAGGACGCTGAAGCCGATAGTGAGGATGGCAAAGAAGACGTTTCGTCTGTGCTGACCGTCTTTGAGAACTTGCGAAGCACAGTCTTTGCCGATCATCGCGTGGCGTTATTGCACGGCCGATTGTCCAACGAGGAAAAGCAATCCGTGATGGACGCGTTTGCCGCAGGAGAAATTGATGTGCTGGTCAGCACGACGGTGATCGAAGTCGGGATTGATGTACCCAATGCGACCGTGATGGCGATCTTGGGTGCCGAGCGATTCGGATTGGCCCAATTGCACCAGTTGCGTGGTCGCGTTTCTCGCGGGACTCACGCCGGGCACGTTGCCTTGTTCACCGATGGTGCACAAGCTGCGAGTGACAACGAACGACTGCAAGTCTTAGAAAAAACGGACGACGGTTTTGAGATCGCCGAAGCCGATTTTCGGATGCGTGGTCCGGGAGACATGCTGGGGCAACGCCAAAGCGGTTTGCCGCCGCTGCGCATCGCGAGCCTGGTCGAAGATCAGGAGATCCTGGCCGTTGCCCGGGCGGTCGCCCAGGAAATGATCGACGATGACCCGGAAATGGACGATCCGTCTCTGGCGGATTTGAAGCAGCAAATGATGAAACGCTACGAAGCAAGACTGAGCATGGGCGACACCGCGTGA
- a CDS encoding DMT family transporter yields the protein MNWIFLSLISAVLLGVYDVSKKLSVRGNAVPIVLLISVTVGAVIWLPMIVWSHGFPSSVPVESLRVDALSWAQHGLLLTKSILVGASWTFAFTALKHLPLSIGAPIRATSPLWTILIATIAMGERPTPMQWLGIAIVMAGFWRFSLVGNREGIRFTRDRWVACMVIATLLGAISSIYDKWLLQSAMIRPATVQAWFTVYLVPVMLPMAVRWYFRDRPKHPFQWRRTILWISPLLLAADFAYFTALSDPDAMIAIVSTLRRSSVVIALAFGARALREVNFRAKAVCVAMILAGVALLTIA from the coding sequence ATGAACTGGATTTTCCTGAGCTTGATTTCTGCAGTATTGCTGGGCGTTTACGACGTCTCCAAAAAGCTGTCCGTGCGCGGCAACGCGGTGCCGATCGTGTTGTTGATCAGCGTCACGGTGGGGGCGGTGATTTGGTTGCCGATGATCGTGTGGTCACATGGTTTTCCCAGTAGCGTGCCCGTGGAATCGCTCCGTGTGGACGCACTGAGTTGGGCGCAGCATGGCCTGTTGCTCACCAAGAGCATACTGGTCGGCGCGTCGTGGACGTTTGCGTTCACTGCCTTGAAGCATCTGCCGCTCTCCATCGGCGCTCCCATCCGTGCGACCAGTCCGCTTTGGACCATCCTGATCGCGACGATCGCGATGGGGGAACGTCCCACGCCGATGCAGTGGTTGGGCATCGCAATCGTCATGGCGGGTTTCTGGCGATTTTCGCTGGTCGGCAATCGCGAAGGCATCCGATTCACTCGGGACCGTTGGGTGGCGTGCATGGTGATTGCCACGTTGCTCGGTGCAATCAGTTCGATCTACGACAAGTGGCTGCTGCAGAGTGCGATGATTCGCCCGGCGACCGTTCAAGCATGGTTCACGGTCTACCTTGTCCCCGTGATGCTGCCGATGGCGGTGCGATGGTACTTCCGCGACCGCCCGAAGCATCCCTTTCAGTGGCGTCGCACGATCCTTTGGATCAGCCCGCTGCTACTGGCCGCTGACTTCGCGTATTTCACTGCCTTGTCGGATCCCGATGCGATGATCGCGATCGTCTCAACCCTGCGTCGCAGCAGCGTCGTGATCGCCCTGGCGTTCGGGGCCAGAGCACTGCGTGAAGTGAACTTCCGGGCCAAAGCCGTCTGCGTGGCCATGATCCTGGCAGGCGTTGCGTTACTGACGATCGCTTAG
- a CDS encoding YebC/PmpR family DNA-binding transcriptional regulator produces the protein MGRGFEVRKVSMAKTAAQKTKVYSKYGKQLYVMAKNSGADPDCNPSLRALIDKAKRDQVPAHVIEKALEKAKGVGGEDYVPARYEGFGPGGCSVIIDCLTDNNNRTITDVRNCFSKTGSKFGAPGSVAHGFDHFAILSFKGDNAEEVLEALLEAEVDVVDVENEDGQLIVYAPSTEHHKTKQALLAAYPGVHFDADEISFIPQTTTEIDPDDVPMFEKFIDMLNDCDDVQDIYHNAILPR, from the coding sequence ATGGGTAGAGGGTTTGAAGTCCGTAAGGTGTCGATGGCCAAGACGGCGGCACAGAAGACGAAGGTGTATTCAAAATATGGCAAACAGCTCTACGTCATGGCAAAGAACTCCGGTGCCGATCCGGACTGCAATCCCTCTCTGCGGGCTTTGATCGATAAAGCCAAACGAGACCAAGTGCCCGCGCACGTGATCGAGAAGGCCTTGGAAAAAGCCAAGGGTGTCGGCGGCGAGGATTACGTGCCGGCTCGCTACGAAGGTTTCGGCCCCGGCGGCTGCAGCGTGATCATCGATTGCTTGACGGACAACAACAACCGAACCATCACCGACGTCCGCAATTGTTTTAGCAAGACCGGATCAAAGTTCGGTGCACCGGGTTCGGTTGCTCACGGCTTTGATCACTTTGCCATCCTTTCCTTCAAAGGTGACAATGCCGAAGAAGTCTTGGAGGCATTGCTGGAGGCCGAAGTCGACGTGGTGGACGTTGAAAACGAAGACGGGCAACTGATCGTTTATGCTCCGTCGACCGAGCACCACAAGACCAAGCAGGCATTGCTCGCTGCGTATCCCGGTGTCCACTTCGATGCCGATGAAATCAGCTTCATCCCACAAACCACCACCGAGATCGACCCGGATGACGTTCCGATGTTCGAGAAGTTCATCGACATGTTGAACGATTGCGACGACGTCCAAGACATCTATCACAACGCGATCCTGCCTCGCTGA
- a CDS encoding toll/interleukin-1 receptor domain-containing protein, whose product MTATATPTFDVFVSHSSRDRDFAADIADRLKAEGLQPFHDASVPVGQEISKAIWDALAECHAFIVIVSSDSTPDAMGMVELGAATAWNKPIFVLLNGPASTHVPEALGSYQVYPRNRIDEVLTQIRRNLEPIADDERQVLREIYRDLCIPVDRLSQSPRELQHLVEMFNRKTNKQLSGTRLLSELLRMRKQSKLPRLSPKRQRPEP is encoded by the coding sequence ATGACGGCTACAGCAACTCCAACCTTTGACGTATTCGTTTCTCACAGCTCTCGTGATCGCGATTTTGCTGCAGATATCGCAGATCGGTTGAAGGCAGAGGGTCTGCAGCCGTTTCACGACGCAAGCGTCCCGGTCGGACAAGAAATCAGCAAGGCGATTTGGGACGCACTTGCAGAGTGCCATGCATTCATTGTCATTGTATCATCAGACTCTACGCCTGATGCAATGGGCATGGTTGAATTGGGGGCCGCAACGGCTTGGAATAAACCAATCTTTGTGCTGCTGAACGGGCCGGCCTCTACACATGTCCCCGAGGCACTCGGAAGTTATCAAGTCTATCCTCGCAATCGAATCGACGAGGTTCTGACCCAAATCCGCCGAAACTTAGAACCAATTGCGGACGATGAACGTCAGGTGCTAAGGGAGATTTATCGTGACCTTTGCATACCGGTAGATCGCCTCAGTCAGTCGCCTCGAGAACTTCAGCACCTCGTCGAAATGTTCAACAGAAAGACGAACAAGCAACTCTCTGGGACGCGTCTACTGTCTGAACTTTTGCGGATGCGAAAACAATCAAAGCTCCCGCGTCTGAGCCCCAAACGGCAAAGACCTGAGCCGTGA
- a CDS encoding toll/interleukin-1 receptor domain-containing protein, with translation MVKRKSTKKTTKRTRAKPEYQVFVSHATADKWIATTFCEKIDATGATSFRDDRDINGGDSIPQSIRTEIQVSRELVVLLTPESIERPWVLLEVGAAWGRRKDYRIVPVLCHVTFDAIPDIIEGKKAFHINDFDTYLAELKRRVKK, from the coding sequence ATGGTGAAGCGAAAATCGACGAAGAAAACGACCAAGAGGACTCGAGCTAAGCCGGAGTATCAGGTCTTCGTTAGCCATGCTACGGCCGACAAGTGGATCGCAACTACCTTCTGTGAAAAGATTGACGCAACTGGGGCAACCTCTTTCCGCGACGACCGGGACATTAACGGTGGCGATAGCATTCCGCAGTCGATACGCACCGAAATACAGGTGTCACGCGAATTGGTGGTCTTGCTCACACCAGAATCGATCGAACGACCGTGGGTCTTGCTCGAAGTTGGAGCTGCGTGGGGCCGACGGAAGGACTACCGAATTGTTCCGGTGCTTTGCCATGTCACGTTTGACGCGATTCCTGATATAATTGAGGGCAAGAAGGCGTTTCACATCAACGACTTTGACACGTACCTAGCCGAATTGAAGCGTCGGGTAAAAAAATGA
- a CDS encoding sulfatase family protein codes for MKHSTFYFLGQVLSVALVITLAIILNVSDLGAADRPNVLIIYGDDQGSIDMSCFGVADLRTPNMDRLAAQGIRLTNMYAPAPVCSASRVGLLTGRFPIRAGQPSNGPLDADEITIAEVFQQAGYRTGQVGKWHLGTTPEQIPSGQGFQNWFGHLQGCIDNYSHFFFWSGPNRHDLWDNGREIHRGGEFFPDMMVNKCNEFIDQSDDKPWLLYWAFNAPHYPYQGTEFWLNEYRDLPSPRREYCAFLSTMDERIGKVIEHLDASGQADNTIVIYQPDHGHSTETRAFGGGGNAGPYRGAKFSLFEGGIRVPAVVRYPKSWKAGQTRDQFMTACDWLPTLCDVCGVATPDVHLDGVSMKQVLAENAPAPRETFYWHTGGGNNPQWAVRDSEWKLIGNPLDTTAPQEGRVNGGRLPEEFFLVNLKNDPSETTNLAKQHPDVVQRLQEQREQWLTEFRTAPNR; via the coding sequence GTGAAACACAGCACTTTTTATTTCCTCGGCCAAGTTTTGTCGGTCGCCCTGGTCATCACCTTGGCCATCATTTTGAACGTTTCTGACTTGGGGGCCGCGGACCGGCCCAATGTATTGATCATTTACGGGGACGATCAAGGCTCGATCGACATGAGCTGTTTCGGTGTCGCGGACCTGCGAACGCCCAACATGGACCGGCTTGCCGCCCAAGGGATTCGCTTGACCAACATGTACGCACCCGCACCGGTGTGTTCGGCCAGTCGTGTCGGCCTGCTGACCGGTCGTTTCCCGATTCGAGCGGGCCAACCGAGCAACGGTCCGCTCGACGCCGACGAGATCACGATCGCGGAGGTCTTTCAGCAGGCCGGTTATCGCACCGGACAGGTCGGCAAGTGGCACCTCGGCACGACACCTGAGCAGATTCCCTCCGGGCAAGGATTCCAGAATTGGTTCGGACACTTGCAGGGATGCATCGACAACTACTCGCACTTCTTTTTCTGGAGCGGTCCCAATCGGCACGACCTGTGGGACAACGGTCGTGAAATCCATCGCGGCGGTGAGTTTTTTCCCGACATGATGGTGAACAAATGCAACGAGTTCATCGATCAATCGGACGATAAACCGTGGTTGTTGTACTGGGCGTTCAACGCACCCCACTATCCTTACCAGGGCACCGAGTTCTGGCTCAACGAGTACCGCGATCTGCCCTCTCCACGCCGTGAGTACTGCGCGTTCCTGTCGACGATGGATGAACGGATCGGCAAAGTCATCGAGCACCTCGATGCGTCGGGACAAGCGGACAATACGATCGTCATCTATCAACCCGATCACGGACACAGCACCGAAACACGTGCCTTCGGCGGCGGAGGAAACGCTGGCCCCTATCGCGGCGCAAAGTTCTCGTTGTTCGAAGGCGGCATTCGAGTGCCCGCGGTCGTGCGTTATCCCAAGTCATGGAAGGCCGGACAAACCCGTGACCAATTCATGACGGCGTGCGATTGGCTCCCAACGCTTTGTGATGTCTGCGGCGTCGCGACACCTGATGTGCATCTCGACGGCGTTTCGATGAAACAAGTGCTTGCGGAAAATGCCCCCGCACCGCGTGAAACGTTTTACTGGCACACCGGCGGCGGAAACAATCCTCAGTGGGCGGTCCGCGACAGTGAATGGAAACTGATCGGAAATCCCCTCGACACCACGGCGCCACAAGAAGGCCGCGTCAACGGGGGCAGGCTGCCAGAGGAATTCTTTCTAGTGAATCTCAAAAACGATCCCAGCGAAACGACCAATCTAGCCAAACAACATCCGGATGTTGTCCAGCGTCTGCAAGAACAACGTGAGCAATGGCTCACCGAATTCCGCACGGCCCCCAATCGTTGA
- a CDS encoding DUF1501 domain-containing protein gives MSIDLTNLTRRSFFGQSADRLAAVGLGAAALAALDQQTGYAAPADGATLAQRSGGLPALPHHEPKAKRAIYLFMSGAPSQIDMWDHKPQMGEWFDKDLPDSIRQGQRLTTMTSGQARFPIAPSIYKFAPQGAAGTMVSELLPHTATKVDEIALVKSMYTEAINHDPAITYICTGNQLPGKASLGSWLSYGLGTENENLPAFLVMTASWTGRKEAQALYNRLWGSGFLPSKYQGVALRSSGDPVLYLSNPDGLDAKVRRRMLDSLSRLNRQTAQTVGDPETVARIAQYEMAFRMQTSVPDLTDISDEPQYILDMYGPDVTKPGTFANCCLLSRRMAERGVRFTQIFHRGWDQHANLPGDLPNQCRDVDQPCAALLTDLRQRGMFDDTLVVWGGEFGRTIYCQGKLTKETYGRDHHPKCFSIWLAGAGIQGGAVHGETDDFSYNVTKDPVHIRDLNATILHLMGIDHSRFTYPFQGLDQKLTGVEECSLISPILA, from the coding sequence ATGTCCATTGATCTGACCAACCTGACCCGCCGCTCGTTCTTTGGTCAAAGCGCCGACCGATTGGCAGCGGTCGGTCTGGGAGCCGCCGCGCTGGCCGCATTGGACCAGCAAACCGGGTACGCTGCGCCCGCCGATGGGGCAACACTCGCGCAACGCAGCGGCGGTTTGCCGGCACTGCCTCATCACGAGCCCAAAGCGAAACGCGCGATCTATCTGTTCATGTCCGGCGCCCCGAGCCAGATCGACATGTGGGATCACAAACCGCAGATGGGCGAGTGGTTCGACAAGGACTTGCCGGACTCGATCCGACAAGGTCAACGGTTGACGACGATGACCAGTGGACAAGCTCGCTTTCCCATCGCGCCGAGCATCTACAAATTCGCGCCGCAGGGAGCTGCCGGAACGATGGTCAGCGAACTGCTGCCTCACACGGCAACCAAGGTCGATGAGATCGCGTTGGTCAAATCGATGTACACCGAAGCGATCAATCATGATCCGGCGATCACCTACATCTGCACCGGGAATCAACTGCCCGGAAAAGCGAGTTTGGGATCTTGGCTGAGCTACGGGCTGGGCACCGAGAACGAGAACCTGCCGGCTTTCCTGGTCATGACCGCGTCCTGGACCGGACGTAAGGAGGCGCAAGCGTTGTACAACAGGTTGTGGGGCAGCGGATTCTTGCCGAGCAAGTACCAAGGGGTGGCGCTGCGAAGTAGCGGTGATCCGGTGCTGTATCTTTCCAATCCCGATGGTTTGGACGCCAAAGTCCGGCGTCGGATGCTCGACTCGCTTTCTCGTCTGAATCGTCAGACGGCACAGACTGTCGGTGATCCGGAAACGGTGGCCAGGATCGCGCAGTACGAGATGGCGTTTCGCATGCAGACCAGCGTGCCGGATTTGACGGACATCAGTGACGAACCGCAATACATCTTGGACATGTATGGCCCCGATGTGACCAAGCCCGGGACGTTTGCAAATTGTTGCCTGCTGTCTCGGCGAATGGCCGAACGTGGCGTCCGCTTCACACAGATCTTTCACCGGGGTTGGGACCAACATGCCAACTTGCCCGGTGATTTGCCCAATCAGTGTCGCGATGTCGATCAACCATGTGCCGCACTGCTGACCGATTTGCGTCAGCGGGGAATGTTCGACGACACGCTCGTTGTTTGGGGAGGCGAATTTGGCCGGACGATTTACTGCCAGGGCAAATTGACCAAGGAAACCTACGGCCGAGACCATCACCCCAAATGCTTTTCGATCTGGCTGGCCGGTGCCGGAATTCAAGGCGGCGCGGTCCACGGCGAGACCGACGATTTTAGTTACAACGTGACGAAAGATCCTGTGCACATCCGCGATCTCAACGCAACGATCCTGCATCTGATGGGGATCGACCACAGTCGATTCACGTACCCGTTCCAAGGACTCGACCAAAAGCTCACGGGTGTGGAGGAGTGCAGTCTGATCAGCCCGATCCTTGCCTAG